The Rhododendron vialii isolate Sample 1 chromosome 6a, ASM3025357v1 genome includes a window with the following:
- the LOC131331006 gene encoding auxilin-like protein 1 isoform X3, which yields MESLSRQLHRKKLPSANSTGSAAGYDARNGYDGVFAGGRGAQRFGGAQPRHASRIEDYGEIFGGSRGSSIPILDVSALGEARVSASKLDYSAIFEGFRDGGDLGASYEEMFAKPNGARNFSAGARAPAKKVSHSDGTDQLDRYRDEAFQNEAPNQSFAGLKQFNMSYHKSSQKSNNGKNGTTRITQLRAVPGFTCFIEENPPVQKKEGDKYGPPTKVDVTSPTKIYSNAAYSHSSDATGIFESQSSVSANLTSNKSVPTRSIDLNSKGPKSDASQAGPGYCSPSFSDEELDVNSAAAASAAALRKALETAQASIRIAKEFMERKKDSTQRFSKPSSKDGLDTNNRRDDKFAVGETRFREKNAKEMSEYDDIVFQVFSKSEREKARRSGKVAPDSKQVEEISLIKEVARDTNGNKFVSAEACGAVRQISGMATRGECRTAPLSCEHAGSRNSIIEAVDTHECWRKEMETEKEILEQLDGSGKKVDEEARELEDLEVKLNTIKETRVLDQHGDRLDAVQEVQEQEDNDKPGVARVDEETGEEEKASKAPEKCENEFEEFLEPKENEEFQSMGDRESDDEEGLDEGRECMENEKNLEDIFVEVQDEKLEEFFDLKENEDFESQGVTADNNEEGLDEAQECMENERKLEEIIGEEQNEKLLEEFLDVEENEEFQSQGVKANTNEGLDEAQACMGNERKYEDILGEEQNEKLLEEFMDLKEDEEFESEPQGVKANNNEVGLDEPLRCMENERKLEDIFEEEQNEIQLEEFLGLKENEEFDSQGVKVNNNEEGQDEAQGCMENEKKLKDVLDEEQNKKLLNDIHEEESGHGLRKSCEQNKFDEGLEASGLWGGYEEAFEAESIEKKQHDAHEGNDNERSSDKSRDLDISNKSFNDILVDEDEDTESIQRETEGNETMEVYKEAVEETMNLDATIDACNDGEECEEKQEDDSDLGGMDILVDENEDTESIQRETEGNETMEVYQEAVEETMNFDAPVNDCKSAVGESEEVHRDIKDDYDLSFEDNDRMSDVTESSGEIALDENVLEATEMAYEVGEKESCNSGGLVGDAAEHIEIENKTKDCSEALLFNHSPENIGLTDMSYGAKQTDQNEKESELNSSLRSGIKILACDSSVEDEKEVDEKLVFDPEEVKSTFDTAYVRRVRKQWFETGKKREPSQPPSVFEGEDKTTGMDEDIKTDPIIDEVTKSNLDTAHERRVRKQWFETGRKTETSQPPSIYRGEEKTIRIDEDIKTNPITDKNVDNLAKTHTVEEKETKEVERKEVKKEYLRKVDEANKREREREKDRMAVERAIREARERAFAEARERAERTAVEKATAEVRKRVMAEAREKAEKASAATKSSAEKASMEAKLRSERAAVERATAEARERALEKALSQKATSGVKEQAERCIAEKVSGAFRESGMRQSSSSSDTQKLDESVGESAERCKARLERNQRSMERAAKALAEKNRRDLLAQKEQAERNRFAETLDAEVKRWSSGKEGNLRALLSTLQYVLGPNSGWQSVSLTEIVTTSAVKKAYRRATLHVHPDKLQQRGATIQQKYICEKVFDLLKAAWNKFNSEER from the exons GGCTCCTGCCAAAAAAGTATCTCATTCTGATGGGACGGATCAATTAGATCGTTATAGGGATGAAGCTTTCCAAAATGAAGCTCCTAATCAGTCATTTGCGGGTCTGAAGCAGTTTAATATGTCTTATCATAAAAGCAGCCAAAAAAGCAACAATGGGAAAAATGGGACAACACGTATAACTCAACTCCGTGCTGTTCCTGGATTTACTTGTTTCATTGAGGAAAATCCTCCTGTCcagaagaaagaaggagataAATATGGACCCCCgacaaaagttgatgtgacatCTCCGACAAAAATTTATTCGAATGCTGCATATTCACATTCTTCTGATGCTACTGGAATATTTGAAAGTCAATCGA GTGTGTCTGCTAACTTAACCAGTAATAAGAGTGTGCCAACGAGGTCAATTGATTTAAACTCCAAGGGTCCTAAAAGTGATGCTTCCCAAGCTGGTCCTGGTTACTGTTCACCATCATTTTCGGATGAGGAGTTAGATGTAAATTCAGCCGCAGCTGCATCTGCAGCCGCTTTGAGAAAAGCACTTGAGACGGCACAAGCTAGTATAAGAATTGCTAAAGAATTTATGGAACGGAAGAAGGATAGTACTCAAAGGTTTTCAAAGCCAAGTTCCAAGGATGGCTTAGATACCAATAACAGAAGGGATGATAAATTTGCCGTTGGAGAAACCAGATTTAGAGAGAAGAATGCTAAGGAAATGAGTGAATATGATGACATTGTCTTTCAAGTTTTCTCCAAGTCAGAAAGGGAGAAAGCACGGAGAAGTGGCAAAGTAGCTCCTGACAGCAAACAGGTAGAGGAGATCTCCCTTATTAAGGAGGTTGCACGAGATACAAATGGAAACAAATTTGTATCGGCCGAAGCTTGTGGAGCAGTGAGACAGATTTCGGGAATGGCAACCAGAGGTGAGTGCAGAACTGCACCTTTGTCTTGTGAGCATGCAGGCAGCAGAAACAGCATTATTGAAGCTGTAGATACACATGAATGCTGGAGGAAGGAGATGgaaacagagaaagaaatctTGGAGCAGCTGGATGGAAGTGGCAAGAAAGTGGATGAAGAAGCTCGGGAGCTGGAGGATTTAGAAGTCAAATTAAATACAATTAAAGAGACGCGAGTTTTGGACCAGCATGGTGATAGGTTAGATGCTGTTCAAGAGGTTCAGGAGCAGGAGGACAATGATAAACCAGGAGTTGCCCGGGTAGATGAAGAAACAGGGGAAGAGGAAAAAGCTTCCAAGGCGCCGGAAAAATGTGAGAATGAATTCGAGGAGTTTTTGGAGCCAAAGGAGAATGAGGAGTTTCAGTCCATGGGGGACAGGGAAAGTGATGATGAGGAGGGACTTGACGAAGGTCGGGAGTGCATGGAAAATGAGAAGAATCTAGAAGACATTTTTGTGGAGGTTCAAGATGAGAAGTTGGAAGAGTTTTTTGATCTCAAGGAGAATGAGGACTTTGAGTCCCAGGGGGTGACTGCAGATAATAATGAGGAGGGACTTGATGAAGCCCAGGAGTGcatggaaaatgaaaggaaactAGAAGAAATTATTGGAGAGGAACAAAATGAGAAGTTGTTGGAAGAGTTTTTGGATGTTGAGGAGAATGAGGAGTTTCAGTCCCAAGGGGTGAAGGCGAATACTAATGAGGGACTTGATGAAGCCCAGGCGTGCATGGGAAATGAGAGGAAATATGAAGACATTTTGGGAGAGGAACAAAATGAGAAGTTGTTGGAAGAGTTTATGGACCTCAAGGAGGATGAGGAGTTTGAGTCCGAGCCCCAAGGGGTGAAGGCGAATAATAATGAGGTGGGACTTGATGAACCCCTGAGATGCatggaaaatgagaggaaactGGAAGACATTTTCGAAGAGGAACAAAATGAGATACAGTTGGAAGAGTTTTTGGGCCTCAAGGAGAATGAGGAGTTTGACTCGCAGGGGGTGAAGGTGAATAATAATGAGGAGGGACAGGATGAAGCCCAGGGGTGCatggaaaatgagaagaaacTAAAAGACGTTTTGGACGAggaacaaaataagaaattgTTGAACGATATTCACGAGGAAGAAAGTGGACATGGGCTAAGAAAGAGTTGTgaacaaaacaaatttgatGAAGGACTAGAAGCATCTGGTTTGTGGGGAGGTTATGAAGAGGCCTTTGAGGCGGAAAGCATTGAGAAGAAACAACATGATGCCCATGAAGGAAATGACAATGAGAGGAGTTCGGACAAGTCTCGTGATCTGGACATCAGCAACAAGAGTTTCAATGACATATTggttgatgaagatgaagacaCTGAAAGCATACAGAGAGAGACTGAAGGTAATGAGACGATGGAAGTTTATAAGGAGGCTGTTGAGGAGACAATGAATCTTGATGCAACTATTGATGCCTGTAATGATGGAGAAGAATGTGAGGAGAAACAAGAAGATGACAGTGATTTGGGGGGAATGGACATATTGGTTGATGAAAATGAAGACACTGAAAGCATACAGAGAGAGACTGAAGGTAATGAGACGATGGAAGTTTATCAGGAGGCTGTTGAGGAGACGATGAATTTTGATGCACCTGTTAATGACTGTAAGTCGGCAGTAGGTGAGAGTGAAGAGGTCCATAGAGATATAAAAGATGATTATGATTTGTCTTTTGAAGATAATGACAGAATGTCAGATGTCACCGAATCTTCTGGGGAAATCGCATTGGATGAAAATGTTTTGGAAGCAACTGAAATGGCATATGAGGTGGGGGAAAAAGAGAGCTGTAATTCAGGTGGCCTTGTTGGAGATGCCGCTGAACACATTGAGATCGAAAACAAGACAAAAGACTGCTCTGAGGCTCTTCTTTTCAATCACAGTCCAGAAAATATTGGCTTAACTGACATGAGTTATGGAGCTAAACAAACAGACCAGAATGAAAAGGAATCTGAGTTAAACTCCAGTTTGCGAAGTGGTATTAAGATATTGGCGTGTGATTCATCAGTAGAAGATGAGAAAGAAGTTGATGAAAAACTAGTCTTTGATCCAGAAGAAGTCAAGAGTACTTTTGATACAGCTTATGTGAGAAGAGTCAGAAAACAATGGTTTGAAACGGGGAAGAAAAGGGAACCATCTCAACCACCGAGTGTATTCGAGGGGGAGGACAAAACAACAGGAATGGATGAAGATATCAAGACAGACCCAATTATTGATGAAGTTACCAAAAGTAATTTAGACACAGCTCATGAGAGAAGAGTCAGGAAACAATGGTTTGAAACAGGGAGGAAAACAGAAACATCTCAACCACCTAGTATATACAGAGGGGAAGAGAAAACAATAAGAATAGATGAAGATATCAAGACAAACCCAATTACAGATAAGAATGTGGATAATCTTGCTAAAACCCATACAGTTGAAGAGAAGGAAACCAAAGAAGTTGAACGAAAAGAAGTGAAAAAAGAATACCTCAGGAAAGTGGATGAGGCGAACAAgagggaaagggagagagaaaaggataGAATGGCTGTTGAAAGAGCAATCCGTGAAGCTCGCGAGAGGGCATTTGCTGAAGCCAGAGAAAGGGCAGAAAGGACTGCCGTGGAAAAAGCAACTGCTGAAGTGCGAAAAAGAGTAATGGCTGAGGCCAGAGAAAAGGCTGAGAAGGCATCTGCAGCAACTAAGTCATCAGCTGAGAAAGCTTCCATGGAAGCTAAACTTAGATCAGAACGCGCTGCAGTAGAGAGAGCAACTGCAGAGGCTAGGGAGCGGGCCCTAGAGAAAGCATTATCACAGAAGGCTACCTCTGGAGTGAAAGAACAGGCAGAGAGATGTATCGCTGAGAAGGTTTCTGGTGCTTTCAGAGAGAGTGGAATGAGGCAgagctcttcttcttct GACACACAGAAATTGGATGAAAGTGTTGGTGAATCAGCTGAGAGGTGTAAGGCAAGGTTAGAGAGAAACCAAAGAAGCATGGAACGAGCG GCAAAAGCTCTCGCGGAAAAGAATAGGCGTGATCTTCTTGCTCAGAAAGAGCAAGCTGAGAGAAAT AGATTTGCAGAAACTCTGGATGCTGAAGTTAAGAGATGGTCAAGTGGAAAGGAAGGGAATTTGCGGGCACTGCTTTCTACTCTACAATAT GTCCTTGGGCCCAATAGCGGCTGGCAATCTGTTTCCCTTACAGAAATTGTAACAACTAGTGCGGTAAAGAAAGCTTACAGGAGAGCCACTCTTCATGTTCATCCTGATAAgttgcagcaaaggggtgcaaCCATTCAGCAGAAGTACATATGTGAGAAGGTTTTTGATCTTCTAAAG GCTGCTTGGAACAAGTTCAACTCAGAAGAAAGGTGA
- the LOC131331006 gene encoding auxilin-like protein 1 isoform X2, translated as MESLSRQLHRKKLPSANSTGSAAGYDARNGYDGVFAGGRGAQRFGGAQPRHASRIEDYGEIFGGSRGSSIPILDVSALGEARVSASKLDYSAIFEGFRDGGDLGASYEEMFAKPNGARNFSAGARAPAKKVSHSDGTDQLDRYRDEAFQNEAPNQSFAGLKQFNMSYHKSSQKSNNGKNGTTRITQLRAVPGFTCFIEENPPVQKKEGDKYGPPTKVDVTSPTKIYSNAAYSHSSDATGIFESQSSKYELYSSSVDKSFGANEPNTHSSKMSSPSGVSANLTSNKSVPTRSIDLNSKGPKSDASQAGPGYCSPSFSDEELDVNSAAAASAAALRKALETAQASIRIAKEFMERKKDSTQRFSKPSSKDGLDTNNRRDDKFAVGETRFREKNAKEMSEYDDIVFQVFSKSEREKARRSGKVAPDSKQVEEISLIKEVARDTNGNKFVSAEACGAVRQISGMATRGECRTAPLSCEHAGSRNSIIEAVDTHECWRKEMETEKEILEQLDGSGKKVDEEARELEDLEVKLNTIKETRVLDQHGDRLDAVQEVQEQEDNDKPGVARVDEETGEEEKASKAPEKCENEFEEFLEPKENEEFQSMGDRESDDEEGLDEGRECMENEKNLEDIFVEVQDEKLEEFFDLKENEDFESQGVTADNNEEGLDEAQECMENERKLEEIIGEEQNEKLLEEFLDVEENEEFQSQGVKANTNEGLDEAQACMGNERKYEDILGEEQNEKLLEEFMDLKEDEEFESEPQGVKANNNEVGLDEPLRCMENERKLEDIFEEEQNEIQLEEFLGLKENEEFDSQGVKVNNNEEGQDEAQGCMENEKKLKDVLDEEQNKKLLNDIHEEESGHGLRKSCEQNKFDEGLEASGLWGGYEEAFEAESIEKKQHDAHEGNDNERSSDKSRDLDISNKSFNDILVDEDEDTESIQRETEGNETMEVYKEAVEETMNLDATIDACNDGEECEEKQEDDSDLGGMDILVDENEDTESIQRETEGNETMEVYQEAVEETMNFDAPVNDCKSAVGESEEVHRDIKDDYDLSFEDNDRMSDVTESSGEIALDENVLEATEMAYEVGEKESCNSGGLVGDAAEHIEIENKTKDCSEALLFNHSPENIGLTDMSYGAKQTDQNEKESELNSSLRSGIKILACDSSVEDEKEVDEKLVFDPEEVKSTFDTAYVRRVRKQWFETGKKREPSQPPSVFEGEDKTTGMDEDIKTDPIIDEVTKSNLDTAHERRVRKQWFETGRKTETSQPPSIYRGEEKTIRIDEDIKTNPITDKNVDNLAKTHTVEEKETKEVERKEVKKEYLRKVDEANKREREREKDRMAVERAIREARERAFAEARERAERTAVEKATAEVRKRVMAEAREKAEKASAATKSSAEKASMEAKLRSERAAVERATAEARERALEKALSQKATSGVKEQAERCIAEKVSGAFRESGMRQSSSSSKLDESVGESAERCKARLERNQRSMERAAKALAEKNRRDLLAQKEQAERNRFAETLDAEVKRWSSGKEGNLRALLSTLQYVLGPNSGWQSVSLTEIVTTSAVKKAYRRATLHVHPDKLQQRGATIQQKYICEKVFDLLKAAWNKFNSEER; from the exons GGCTCCTGCCAAAAAAGTATCTCATTCTGATGGGACGGATCAATTAGATCGTTATAGGGATGAAGCTTTCCAAAATGAAGCTCCTAATCAGTCATTTGCGGGTCTGAAGCAGTTTAATATGTCTTATCATAAAAGCAGCCAAAAAAGCAACAATGGGAAAAATGGGACAACACGTATAACTCAACTCCGTGCTGTTCCTGGATTTACTTGTTTCATTGAGGAAAATCCTCCTGTCcagaagaaagaaggagataAATATGGACCCCCgacaaaagttgatgtgacatCTCCGACAAAAATTTATTCGAATGCTGCATATTCACATTCTTCTGATGCTACTGGAATATTTGAAAGTCAATCGAGTAAGTATGAGTTGTATTCGTCTTCAGTAGATAAGTCATTTGGTGCTAATGAACCCAATACACATTCCTCTAAGATGTCATCACCTTCAGGTGTGTCTGCTAACTTAACCAGTAATAAGAGTGTGCCAACGAGGTCAATTGATTTAAACTCCAAGGGTCCTAAAAGTGATGCTTCCCAAGCTGGTCCTGGTTACTGTTCACCATCATTTTCGGATGAGGAGTTAGATGTAAATTCAGCCGCAGCTGCATCTGCAGCCGCTTTGAGAAAAGCACTTGAGACGGCACAAGCTAGTATAAGAATTGCTAAAGAATTTATGGAACGGAAGAAGGATAGTACTCAAAGGTTTTCAAAGCCAAGTTCCAAGGATGGCTTAGATACCAATAACAGAAGGGATGATAAATTTGCCGTTGGAGAAACCAGATTTAGAGAGAAGAATGCTAAGGAAATGAGTGAATATGATGACATTGTCTTTCAAGTTTTCTCCAAGTCAGAAAGGGAGAAAGCACGGAGAAGTGGCAAAGTAGCTCCTGACAGCAAACAGGTAGAGGAGATCTCCCTTATTAAGGAGGTTGCACGAGATACAAATGGAAACAAATTTGTATCGGCCGAAGCTTGTGGAGCAGTGAGACAGATTTCGGGAATGGCAACCAGAGGTGAGTGCAGAACTGCACCTTTGTCTTGTGAGCATGCAGGCAGCAGAAACAGCATTATTGAAGCTGTAGATACACATGAATGCTGGAGGAAGGAGATGgaaacagagaaagaaatctTGGAGCAGCTGGATGGAAGTGGCAAGAAAGTGGATGAAGAAGCTCGGGAGCTGGAGGATTTAGAAGTCAAATTAAATACAATTAAAGAGACGCGAGTTTTGGACCAGCATGGTGATAGGTTAGATGCTGTTCAAGAGGTTCAGGAGCAGGAGGACAATGATAAACCAGGAGTTGCCCGGGTAGATGAAGAAACAGGGGAAGAGGAAAAAGCTTCCAAGGCGCCGGAAAAATGTGAGAATGAATTCGAGGAGTTTTTGGAGCCAAAGGAGAATGAGGAGTTTCAGTCCATGGGGGACAGGGAAAGTGATGATGAGGAGGGACTTGACGAAGGTCGGGAGTGCATGGAAAATGAGAAGAATCTAGAAGACATTTTTGTGGAGGTTCAAGATGAGAAGTTGGAAGAGTTTTTTGATCTCAAGGAGAATGAGGACTTTGAGTCCCAGGGGGTGACTGCAGATAATAATGAGGAGGGACTTGATGAAGCCCAGGAGTGcatggaaaatgaaaggaaactAGAAGAAATTATTGGAGAGGAACAAAATGAGAAGTTGTTGGAAGAGTTTTTGGATGTTGAGGAGAATGAGGAGTTTCAGTCCCAAGGGGTGAAGGCGAATACTAATGAGGGACTTGATGAAGCCCAGGCGTGCATGGGAAATGAGAGGAAATATGAAGACATTTTGGGAGAGGAACAAAATGAGAAGTTGTTGGAAGAGTTTATGGACCTCAAGGAGGATGAGGAGTTTGAGTCCGAGCCCCAAGGGGTGAAGGCGAATAATAATGAGGTGGGACTTGATGAACCCCTGAGATGCatggaaaatgagaggaaactGGAAGACATTTTCGAAGAGGAACAAAATGAGATACAGTTGGAAGAGTTTTTGGGCCTCAAGGAGAATGAGGAGTTTGACTCGCAGGGGGTGAAGGTGAATAATAATGAGGAGGGACAGGATGAAGCCCAGGGGTGCatggaaaatgagaagaaacTAAAAGACGTTTTGGACGAggaacaaaataagaaattgTTGAACGATATTCACGAGGAAGAAAGTGGACATGGGCTAAGAAAGAGTTGTgaacaaaacaaatttgatGAAGGACTAGAAGCATCTGGTTTGTGGGGAGGTTATGAAGAGGCCTTTGAGGCGGAAAGCATTGAGAAGAAACAACATGATGCCCATGAAGGAAATGACAATGAGAGGAGTTCGGACAAGTCTCGTGATCTGGACATCAGCAACAAGAGTTTCAATGACATATTggttgatgaagatgaagacaCTGAAAGCATACAGAGAGAGACTGAAGGTAATGAGACGATGGAAGTTTATAAGGAGGCTGTTGAGGAGACAATGAATCTTGATGCAACTATTGATGCCTGTAATGATGGAGAAGAATGTGAGGAGAAACAAGAAGATGACAGTGATTTGGGGGGAATGGACATATTGGTTGATGAAAATGAAGACACTGAAAGCATACAGAGAGAGACTGAAGGTAATGAGACGATGGAAGTTTATCAGGAGGCTGTTGAGGAGACGATGAATTTTGATGCACCTGTTAATGACTGTAAGTCGGCAGTAGGTGAGAGTGAAGAGGTCCATAGAGATATAAAAGATGATTATGATTTGTCTTTTGAAGATAATGACAGAATGTCAGATGTCACCGAATCTTCTGGGGAAATCGCATTGGATGAAAATGTTTTGGAAGCAACTGAAATGGCATATGAGGTGGGGGAAAAAGAGAGCTGTAATTCAGGTGGCCTTGTTGGAGATGCCGCTGAACACATTGAGATCGAAAACAAGACAAAAGACTGCTCTGAGGCTCTTCTTTTCAATCACAGTCCAGAAAATATTGGCTTAACTGACATGAGTTATGGAGCTAAACAAACAGACCAGAATGAAAAGGAATCTGAGTTAAACTCCAGTTTGCGAAGTGGTATTAAGATATTGGCGTGTGATTCATCAGTAGAAGATGAGAAAGAAGTTGATGAAAAACTAGTCTTTGATCCAGAAGAAGTCAAGAGTACTTTTGATACAGCTTATGTGAGAAGAGTCAGAAAACAATGGTTTGAAACGGGGAAGAAAAGGGAACCATCTCAACCACCGAGTGTATTCGAGGGGGAGGACAAAACAACAGGAATGGATGAAGATATCAAGACAGACCCAATTATTGATGAAGTTACCAAAAGTAATTTAGACACAGCTCATGAGAGAAGAGTCAGGAAACAATGGTTTGAAACAGGGAGGAAAACAGAAACATCTCAACCACCTAGTATATACAGAGGGGAAGAGAAAACAATAAGAATAGATGAAGATATCAAGACAAACCCAATTACAGATAAGAATGTGGATAATCTTGCTAAAACCCATACAGTTGAAGAGAAGGAAACCAAAGAAGTTGAACGAAAAGAAGTGAAAAAAGAATACCTCAGGAAAGTGGATGAGGCGAACAAgagggaaagggagagagaaaaggataGAATGGCTGTTGAAAGAGCAATCCGTGAAGCTCGCGAGAGGGCATTTGCTGAAGCCAGAGAAAGGGCAGAAAGGACTGCCGTGGAAAAAGCAACTGCTGAAGTGCGAAAAAGAGTAATGGCTGAGGCCAGAGAAAAGGCTGAGAAGGCATCTGCAGCAACTAAGTCATCAGCTGAGAAAGCTTCCATGGAAGCTAAACTTAGATCAGAACGCGCTGCAGTAGAGAGAGCAACTGCAGAGGCTAGGGAGCGGGCCCTAGAGAAAGCATTATCACAGAAGGCTACCTCTGGAGTGAAAGAACAGGCAGAGAGATGTATCGCTGAGAAGGTTTCTGGTGCTTTCAGAGAGAGTGGAATGAGGCAgagctcttcttcttct AAATTGGATGAAAGTGTTGGTGAATCAGCTGAGAGGTGTAAGGCAAGGTTAGAGAGAAACCAAAGAAGCATGGAACGAGCG GCAAAAGCTCTCGCGGAAAAGAATAGGCGTGATCTTCTTGCTCAGAAAGAGCAAGCTGAGAGAAAT AGATTTGCAGAAACTCTGGATGCTGAAGTTAAGAGATGGTCAAGTGGAAAGGAAGGGAATTTGCGGGCACTGCTTTCTACTCTACAATAT GTCCTTGGGCCCAATAGCGGCTGGCAATCTGTTTCCCTTACAGAAATTGTAACAACTAGTGCGGTAAAGAAAGCTTACAGGAGAGCCACTCTTCATGTTCATCCTGATAAgttgcagcaaaggggtgcaaCCATTCAGCAGAAGTACATATGTGAGAAGGTTTTTGATCTTCTAAAG GCTGCTTGGAACAAGTTCAACTCAGAAGAAAGGTGA